TATATTAACAGGTTTGTATATATAGATATATAAATTTAATAACAAACAAAACATTTTATTATTAGTGGAAAAGTTTAAAAGTGAAACATGGAGATTTATGAAAGCTATTATGAATTAGTATTTGTTTATGCATAAAACAACAAGATTAATTTATAATCATACAATTAGCAAGAGAAATTTCTTCACCACCCAGTTTCCCATTTCTCTAGTAATAAGTCTTCACCAATAGCAGAGTTCCAAAGATAAAGCCCATCAGTTTTAGCGGTCCAAACGCATTTTTCCCAACCGCATCTATGAAACAAGATTACATCATCCCAAAACACTTTCACATTCATATGACCATCATCTTTACTCAAGTAGCACCAAAATAACGTTGAGTGAAGCATATTTTCTCCAAAATTCCAAGAAAATCTATCTCCCAGATGCAGATTTTGTTCGCCTAAGTCGTCGTCTTTAGATTTACAATGGACGAAGAGAGTTTCACTGGTGATTAAACCGTTGACCACCGTGATTTGCCAGTCAGAAATCTTCGGGACTATGATGTCTCTGGTGGTCGTGCTGCTTGCTAATACACGATCATGAAATGTTAAAACAAGATATATAAAAATGGCTAAGAGAAACTGTTTGATGTTGTTCATGCTTTTGTTTCTAGTAAACATTTGTGAAGAATTGTTTTTGTTGCTTTGGTTATATAATGGAAGAGCGAAACGGTAATTGACGTTTAATTAACTTATCAACTCTGAAGTTATTGCATTGCATTAACGATTAAATCAATTACGTGATCATTGACGGGTAATCATTTTTAAGCTTAAAGGTCGGCCTTCTCTATGAAAACAAAAAAGTTAGCTTAAAATTTTTGTGATCCAGTTAGTATCATCGAAATCTATAGTCGAACAAAATTAAATTATATAAGTTAGTATAGATTAGGATGTCAAAACTATAACTCAAATGTTTATGTAATTATGTCAAAACAAATTATTTTCCTTAGGTTTCAGCATGGTGGGGGTATTTATTTCTAAGAAAAATAGTATTTCCTGAGCCTCCTTTAGTTAAACTAAACGCTTGATTTTTTTTTTTTGTCACACAAACGCTTGATTTATTATTGTTATTTAAAGTATAAAGTAAGTACCATTAACGTTGTACGTTACATTATTAGAATATAAAATATTGGATCACTGGAGTGTTTGAAGAACACCTTTTCGAAAAATGATTTCAGTTTTCTTCTTAAAAACAATACCAAAAATTAATCAATACGTCGATAAAAAAAATAATTTAATCAATACAATTAAGTACATTGTAGTTAGTCAATTCTAAGAATACAATAACACGAATCCAAATATTCGAAGCAGTCTACATAGTGAATTTCGCACTATTCAAGTTTATATAGAAAAAGGAAAAACAAATCTAGACGGACAGAAAAATCAAGACACTTCATAAATTAAATAGCTTTCGCTCGGCTGTACTTTTTGATATGCTAAACAAACTAAAATTGATATAACCAAATTACGATTAATTTGGTTGAATTTTTTATTTATTATTATTTGATTAGGATATATCCACAAAGAATTCAGTAAAGAATTCATAAAGTTTAGTAACAGCTATAAAGCATATAATATCACATCTTTTTTGCCAAAAAATAATATCACATCTTATTCTCATATCATGAGTAATTAATCTTGGACATGGTTATATTTTCTTTGATTTGGGTTAAACTCGAACCCCTAAAGGATCCCTCGAAATAACATCAATTAGATATTACGGTGAACCTCCGTTGTAGATGACTGCTTGTAGCCTACAAAATTGAGATCAAAACAAGATCAAAGGAAATATTTCTGGTACAACCTCGTACAAAAGTAGCACAACTGACATAACCGGACCGGTTGGGTATTGCTGCTAGGCACACTCATATATGATATATATATAAACGATGAATTTTTCTGATTTATATTTTAAAATTATTTGACAGAATTGTTTGGAATAGCTTTGGATGTGATTGTTTGACGCTGGAAGTTCCAAAGACTATGATATGAAATAAAAATAATACAAAATCGCAATTTCTGTAAAATTTTGTTTGGCGAAGTTAACATTTCTCAGTTCTCATCATTAAAAAAAAAGAAATATCCATGAGTTAATATTCACCTGCAACACAACGTGTAATAGACCAAGTTCCCAACCTCGCACATTTTGTAAAGAAGAGAAAGAGTAAATGCACAAAACCAACCTCGCAAAAAGTATTTTGAAATGCAACGTCAGCTCTGCCTAAGTTTGACTGTTTTTTTGCCTTTTAATTCTAGCTTGGACCTACTCATTTCGACTTTAATATGTTGTCACCTAACATCATATTGAACCTTCGATACAGTGGTTCACACTTTTCCCCAAAAAAAAAAAATATTAAAATATTTTTTATTTTTGAACTCAGCTCCTGCAGATTTACTGGAATGAACCTGGTTCATCACTGTATCGCAGGCTCCACGATACATGGTGGCCCGTGATTGATCTGCTTAATTTTTTATTTTTTTCTTTAAATCAAACGAAAAAATAAAAAACAAATAATAAAAAATTAAAGTTATGAACCCCACTCAAAGTTCATTGACGGAGATGCCCTAACTATCCCAAATACGAAAATTGTAGATCGATCGACTTAAGTGTAAGTGTTGTTCGATAAGTATGTCGTTTCCACCCTATATAATTACTTGTTACATCTACTAAATCATGTTTTTAATTATGTATATTGTTTTCATTTTTTGTTGTCATCCGTACATTATTGTTTTCATATTTCCTATCTAATTACTTGTTACATCTATCAAATGCCATATAAAACGAAAATCCCATTTCAATAAGTAAAAGTTTTTTATTTGATATTCGTTTGTTAACTTCTTTTCTTTGTATTTTAGTTGAACTTCAATTAGCTCGAGGTGCGTCCCAAACACATTTATATACCTACAGGGCTTTACTATAACTCTTTTTTTTTTGTAACATGGCTTTACTATAACTCTATAAATAGACTTTATGATAAAAAGTAGTCATATATGTTGACTAATTTATTAAGTGAAACACTGGAAATTAAATAGAATTTGAAATTGGACCAAGCCATGACACGACAAAGACACGAGTTTGATTCTAAGGACACCATAGTAACTTAAGACGCACGTCAAACAGCTAATGAAAATTCCAAAAAAAAGCATAATTATTATTGTTGCCCTGACATCATCTTAAGCTAGACCTAATTCAAGGACCGTTACAAATCCTTAAACCAAAAGTAACAACTCAACTACTCAAGGGAAATGAACTCCTCCAGTACTTCCTCCACCGACTCCGGAACCAACTCCACCACCTAGTCCACCGCCTATCCCGTTTCCTAAACCACCGCCTATCCCATTTCCTAAGCCACCGCCTAAGCCTCCACCAACACCACCAAGTCCACCAAAACCAAGGTTACCACCGGGACCAGACACACCCCCACCGACGCCACCGAAAGGTAAACCGTTGTCTCCGATGCCGGAGTACCCGCCACCGTATCCGAGGTAGTTCTTCTGGTCAGAGAGCCCTCCTGGGATGTTTCTTGCTCCGGAAGCAAAAGCTGAGGCTAGGGCAAGAACCAAGAAGAGACTGAAAAGACACTTCGCCATAATCTCAAAGTGGTTAAGAACGGTAATATTGATAACAAGAAAGTAGACAAATTTGAATTTTTATGTTTATTGCATTGCCGATGATCTGGGAGATATCTGGATCCTTTTAAAGGCCCCGAGTGACCACATACAAAAATATGACCGGTGAAGATAGTTATTGCCAATGTAAATGCTTTTTACCAAACGCTCTGATGTCAAATTTAAGTTTATTTACATTCTGAAAATGACTGGTGGTGACGTGGTAAGTAACTAACGTTCCGCCACGGCTGTGTAAGCGGTTGAGCCTAGTAGTTGAGCCAGTCAAAGCTATCAGATAAAGTTGTTAAAATTTGGAACTATATTTTAGACGGTAAAATATTGAAATTAGAGAATTGTAATTTTTCTCTAAGGCTTTCAATTGAGCTTTATCAAGCGACCAAATATCTTAAAAATAATCCTGTCCTGGTTTCCTCATTGAAAATAATGGCCAAGGATGATTCATGCGTTCAAAGTAACACCTGGTGAAAATGATTTTCTTTAAAACGATAGTCTCTATCGAATGATTTCGTTTTGTAGATCTGTTGTATTAGCTACCCACGTTTAATACGGTGGTGCATAGAGTTTGATGATTGATCGAAAAAGGAAAATAATTGGTAGAGTCTCCAGTTTTACGAAGAAGTGGCAAATCGTTCACCTTTCTTCTGAAAGACATGCTGGTACACACTTTCGTTGAGAGATACATGAAAAGTAAAGTAAAATCTTTTTTTTTTGGTCGATATGTAAACTAAAATCATTTTCTTGAATCATTTAAACCATTATAATTAGTCCAGCTACATTACATAGTAAATGTATTTAGTTTGTTTAGAGAGCTGTAGCTAACTTCAGCTTCAAAAGAGGCTTCTCTTTCGGAACTACACATTTACTTTTAAGATTATTGGTGGTTGGTGTTGTGAACGGAGAGAAAGTGGTAATTAGTTAATTTTATTATTTCATAAGTAATGGCATACACATATATATATAAGATACAAATTAGGGTTTAGAAACCTTCTAGAACACGGTTTGGGCATATGATGGACATCCACATAACTATTCATAACACTCCCTCTTGAATGTCTATTGTACAAAACTATTTCCTAAAACGCATAAGATGCTACCTCATTAAAAATCTTACCAGGAAAACCAGTGGGAAAAACCATGGTTAAGAGAAAAAGAGTGCAGCGCGCATCTACTCCCCCTGATGAAAATATAACTTGAGATATCTGATAGGACACAATCTAATGTGATGAATTAACTCCTTCTTCTTGGGGTTGGACTGGTTCACTTCTCTTGGCATATTTGACACTTCTCACTAAAACTTGAATATCTTGATGACTGTTGGACAAAATGACTTCAAACCACTTGGAGATCGAAACTAACATCCATGTCTAATTTTAGGCACCGATCTGGCTCTGTAAAGATGGAAATATCAAGTGGTATTTTGAATATCATACGATATTAGTTATTATGAGACATCTTGTACATGTCCCACGAAAACATTCATATCTCGAGTTCTATCATGGAGAATGACTTGATTCAAATTGGAGATGAAAAGAGACTCAAAGATCTTTCTCTTGACACCAATTTCTATTTTAATTCCATCTAGAAGGTCTCCTTTGATTGGAAAACTTTCAACCTTTGATTTTGTTACACGAATGGAATGCTTTCATCTCTTATTCTTCTTCAAGTATGATTGACCTTGATCATTCTCTTCTCCTTCTCTTAGTCTCAAAAATATATTAGAAGATTGATATATCTTTATCACTTAAGTGATAACATTCCTCTCAAGGTATCTATCATTTGCGTGTTCTTTGAGAATTATAAGATGCAAATGGAAAACCTCTTAAGGTATCATAAGATGTTGCCT
This sequence is a window from Brassica oleracea var. oleracea cultivar TO1000 chromosome C1, BOL, whole genome shotgun sequence. Protein-coding genes within it:
- the LOC106296364 gene encoding acanthoscurrin-1 codes for the protein MAKCLFSLFLVLALASAFASGARNIPGGLSDQKNYLGYGGGYSGIGDNGLPFGGVGGGVSGPGGNLGFGGLGGVGGGLGGGLGNGIGGGLGNGIGGGLGGGVGSGVGGGSTGGVHFP
- the LOC106303625 gene encoding uncharacterized protein LOC106303625, which encodes MNNIKQFLLAIFIYLVLTFHDRVLASSTTTRDIIVPKISDWQITVVNGLITSETLFVHCKSKDDDLGEQNLHLGDRFSWNFGENMLHSTLFWCYLSKDDGHMNVKVFWDDVILFHRCGWEKCVWTAKTDGLYLWNSAIGEDLLLEKWETGW